A window from Acropora palmata chromosome 14, jaAcrPala1.3, whole genome shotgun sequence encodes these proteins:
- the LOC141866346 gene encoding RNA 3'-terminal phosphate cyclase-like isoform X1: protein MGRTLNLNCFAKVKMKIAACPRCMLAIARNIISSRSFHSRIVSKRKSLYDVLDVPHSATQAEIKAAYYELSLKYHPDVNKTQASQEVFRELTEAYGVLSNLNTRREYDKEIGAYFMLRSTRKKETGEKMLRLTDEMLEIDLRGIKESGVFLSTVATLSTVLQTPVRLTNACISNGGIQSHDMRVLQLLRKISNGTLAANTGLSTVTYIPGEPISGNFFAEAGRLGQLSLLVAAVLPCLPFAPIPEYTHCNRVFLKGGTHRYKKMHSDYIQTVVQPFIQKFGFEFHYDIRKRSYYPFWEGKVCIESIPVYSLSPINLTESGTVVKVTGWAFVAGDKPIRVAQVMSKEVHRLLKIELPDILVNISSRRDRDSRCEGIGQGVMLLAEMSSGPVLSGTALWKKGMTPEQVANEAVRMLLYNVNSGGCVDDMLQEQAILFMSLANGKSSLRVAPLNKRSKTVIKAIETFTEVRFSVSRSNITNGSRTGRSVVIECEGQGCVNEDIVPPGDIQYKVESTV, encoded by the exons ATGGGTAGGACCTTAAACCTGAATTGCTTTGCAAAAGTAAAGATGAAGATCGCGGCCTGTCCTCGTTGTATGCTTGCCATTGCGCGGAACATCATTTCCTCGAGATCGTTCCACAGTCGCATCGTCTCCAAGAGAAAGAGTCTCTATGATGTTTTAGATGTTCCTCACTCCGCAACACAAGCTGAAATAAAGGCTGCTTATTATGAATTGTCGTTGAAATATCACCCTGACGTAAACAAGACTCAAGCATCTCAGGAAGTGTTCAGAg AACTTACAGAGGCATATGGCGTGTTGAGTAATTTAAATACTAGAAGAGAATATGACAAAGAAATAGGTGCTTACTTTATGCTGAgaagtacaagaaagaaagaaactggAGAGAAAATGTTGAGACTGACGGATGAAATGCTAGAGATTGACTTGAGAGGAATTAAAGAG agtGGAGTATTCCTCAGCACCGTTGCAACTCTTAGTACAGTGTTGCAAACACCAGTAAGATTGACTAATGCTTGCATTTCTAATGGTGGTATCCAGTCCCATGACATGAGAGTGCTCCAGTTGTTGCGTAAAATCTCCAATGGAACTCTTGCTGCAAATACAGGACTGTCTACAGTGACCTACATCCCTGGAGAACCAATAAGTGGTAATTTCTTTGCCGAAGCTGGAAGATTAGG GCAACTGAGCCTTTTGGTAGCTGCTGTTCTGCCCTGTTTGCCTTTTGCTCCTATTCCTGAATATACACATTGCAACAGAGTCTTCTTAAAAGGCGGGACACACCGTTACAAGAAAATGCATTCAGATTACATTCAGACT GTTGTCCAGCCATTTATACAGAAATTTGGATTTGAATTCCACTATGATATCCGTAAAAG GAGTTATTATCCTTTTTGGGAGGGAAAAGTCTGTATAGAGAGCATCCCAGTGTACAGTCTTTCTCCTATCAATTTAACTGAAAGTGGAACTGTGGTAAAAGTCACTGGGTGGGCATTTGTAGCTGGTGATAAGCCAATAAGG GTAGCTCAAGTCATGTCTAAGGAAGTACATCGCTTACTAAAAATAGAGTTACCAGATATCCTGGTCAACATTTCCAGTCGTCGAGATAGAGACAGCCGGTGTGAAGGAATAGGTCAAGGGGTAAT GTTGCTGGCAGAAATGTCGTCAGGGCCTGTATTATCTGGTACTGCTCTGTGGAAAAAAG GTATGACTCCAGAGCAAGTGGCTAATGAAGCTGTAAGAATGCTCTTGTACAATGTGAACAGTGGAGGTTGTGTTGACGATATGTTACAAGAACAG GCTATTCTTTTTATGTCACTGGCAAATGGAAAGTCATCACTTAGAGTCGCGCCCCTCAACAAACGATCAAAGACTGTTATCAAAGCAATTGAAACATTTACAGAG
- the LOC141866346 gene encoding RNA 3'-terminal phosphate cyclase-like isoform X2, with protein MKIAACPRCMLAIARNIISSRSFHSRIVSKRKSLYDVLDVPHSATQAEIKAAYYELSLKYHPDVNKTQASQEVFRELTEAYGVLSNLNTRREYDKEIGAYFMLRSTRKKETGEKMLRLTDEMLEIDLRGIKESGVFLSTVATLSTVLQTPVRLTNACISNGGIQSHDMRVLQLLRKISNGTLAANTGLSTVTYIPGEPISGNFFAEAGRLGQLSLLVAAVLPCLPFAPIPEYTHCNRVFLKGGTHRYKKMHSDYIQTVVQPFIQKFGFEFHYDIRKRSYYPFWEGKVCIESIPVYSLSPINLTESGTVVKVTGWAFVAGDKPIRVAQVMSKEVHRLLKIELPDILVNISSRRDRDSRCEGIGQGVMLLAEMSSGPVLSGTALWKKGMTPEQVANEAVRMLLYNVNSGGCVDDMLQEQAILFMSLANGKSSLRVAPLNKRSKTVIKAIETFTEVRFSVSRSNITNGSRTGRSVVIECEGQGCVNEDIVPPGDIQYKVESTV; from the exons ATGAAGATCGCGGCCTGTCCTCGTTGTATGCTTGCCATTGCGCGGAACATCATTTCCTCGAGATCGTTCCACAGTCGCATCGTCTCCAAGAGAAAGAGTCTCTATGATGTTTTAGATGTTCCTCACTCCGCAACACAAGCTGAAATAAAGGCTGCTTATTATGAATTGTCGTTGAAATATCACCCTGACGTAAACAAGACTCAAGCATCTCAGGAAGTGTTCAGAg AACTTACAGAGGCATATGGCGTGTTGAGTAATTTAAATACTAGAAGAGAATATGACAAAGAAATAGGTGCTTACTTTATGCTGAgaagtacaagaaagaaagaaactggAGAGAAAATGTTGAGACTGACGGATGAAATGCTAGAGATTGACTTGAGAGGAATTAAAGAG agtGGAGTATTCCTCAGCACCGTTGCAACTCTTAGTACAGTGTTGCAAACACCAGTAAGATTGACTAATGCTTGCATTTCTAATGGTGGTATCCAGTCCCATGACATGAGAGTGCTCCAGTTGTTGCGTAAAATCTCCAATGGAACTCTTGCTGCAAATACAGGACTGTCTACAGTGACCTACATCCCTGGAGAACCAATAAGTGGTAATTTCTTTGCCGAAGCTGGAAGATTAGG GCAACTGAGCCTTTTGGTAGCTGCTGTTCTGCCCTGTTTGCCTTTTGCTCCTATTCCTGAATATACACATTGCAACAGAGTCTTCTTAAAAGGCGGGACACACCGTTACAAGAAAATGCATTCAGATTACATTCAGACT GTTGTCCAGCCATTTATACAGAAATTTGGATTTGAATTCCACTATGATATCCGTAAAAG GAGTTATTATCCTTTTTGGGAGGGAAAAGTCTGTATAGAGAGCATCCCAGTGTACAGTCTTTCTCCTATCAATTTAACTGAAAGTGGAACTGTGGTAAAAGTCACTGGGTGGGCATTTGTAGCTGGTGATAAGCCAATAAGG GTAGCTCAAGTCATGTCTAAGGAAGTACATCGCTTACTAAAAATAGAGTTACCAGATATCCTGGTCAACATTTCCAGTCGTCGAGATAGAGACAGCCGGTGTGAAGGAATAGGTCAAGGGGTAAT GTTGCTGGCAGAAATGTCGTCAGGGCCTGTATTATCTGGTACTGCTCTGTGGAAAAAAG GTATGACTCCAGAGCAAGTGGCTAATGAAGCTGTAAGAATGCTCTTGTACAATGTGAACAGTGGAGGTTGTGTTGACGATATGTTACAAGAACAG GCTATTCTTTTTATGTCACTGGCAAATGGAAAGTCATCACTTAGAGTCGCGCCCCTCAACAAACGATCAAAGACTGTTATCAAAGCAATTGAAACATTTACAGAG